In the Mycolicibacter minnesotensis genome, CTGGGTGACCACCGACGGTTCCCAATCCGAGCTCGTGTCATCGATCTTCATCAGCCGGCCGTTGTCGGCGTACCCGGCAAGGTAGGCATCGGAGAGCCAGAAGATGTCATCGGCACCGCCGCCGGCGACATCGGTGCGCAGCGTATCGAAGTAGGTTCCGTAGGCGACGACGTTGACGCGGACCTCGATGTCGGGGTGCTCCCGGTGGAACGCGTCGAACGACTGCCGGTAGGCCCGTGCGACCTGCTCGTCCCACAGCCGTACCGTCACCACCGTCGTGCCGGGGGGCGGTCGGGCGGCGGTGCTGTCGAGCAGCACCGCCGCGGCGGCCAACAGCACGGCCACCGCGACCACCGCCGCGGCGAACAACGTGGAGAACCGCGGCCGGCTCACTTGATCCCCGTGACCACGATCGATTGCACGATCCGCCGCTGGAACACCATGAACAGCACGATCAGCGGAACCATGGCCACCGTGGTCGCCGCCATCACCAGTGTCCACTGCGCGTTGTAGCGAGATTGCAGCGCCGCGGTCGCCACCGTCAAGACCCGCCACTTGTCACCGCTGGTGATCACCAAGGGCCACATGAAGTTGTTCCATTGCGAGACCACGGTGATCAAACCCAGGGTGACCAGGATCGGTCTGCTGGCGGGCAGCATCACGTGCACGATCACGTCCAGGGCGTTCGCGCCGTCGAGGCGCGCGGCATTGATCAAATCGGTGGGCACAGCACGAAAATGCTGTCGCAGCAAAAAGATCGCATACGGAGAGCCGAAGACAAACGGCAACACCAGGGCCCAGAACGTATTGCGCAGCCCCAGCTGCGCCATCATCAGGTAGAGCGGCACCACGGTCACGGTGGCCGGAACCATCAAAGTGGCCACATACACCCAGAACAACGTGTCGCGGCCCGGAAAATCCAGTCGCGCGAAGGCGTAGGCGGCCAGCACGGAGAAGCTGAGCTGCCCAATCAGGATCACCGCGGTCATCAACGTGGTCACCGCCGCGGCACGCCCGAATCCGGCACCGCCGAGATCGCCGTAGTTGTCCAGAGTCGGCGGATGTGGCCAGGACAGCGGGGTGCCGGTGGCGAACTGGCGTGCCGGGGTGAAGGACGTCAACAGTCCGAGCCCGAAGGGCGCCAGGGTGATCAGCGCGCCGACCGTCAGCAGCGCGTAGACGGCGGCGTTACGTGAGGTCATAGCTGACCCGCCGACCCAGCGAAAGCTGTTGTACCACCGTCACGCCGACCAGTACGGCGAACAGCACCAGCGCCATCACCGCGGCCCGGCCGATCGCCGCGGCGCCGAACGCCTCGTCATAGATGCGGTGCGCGATCAGGTCGGTGCGGCCGCTCGGTCCGCCGCCGGTCAGCGCATACACGGTGTCGAACACCTGCGCCGCGCTGACCACCCCGGTCACCAGCACAAAGAACAGGGTGGGCCGCAGCATCGGCAACGTGACCCGCCAGAATCGCTGCCACCCGTTCGCTCCGTCGATACGTGCCGCCGACAACACCTGGGTCGGGATGGCCAGGATGCCGGCCAGGAAGAACAATGCGACATAGCCGACGTTGGTCCACACCACCACGGCCGAGGTCACCGGCAGCGCCAGCCCGGGATCGGTCAGCCATTCGATGCGGTGTTGCAGCACCGTGCTCACCGCGCCGTCGGTGGGGCTCAGAATCCAGCGCCACAGCACGGCAATCGCCAACGGTGCGCAGATCCACGGCAGCACGTAGATGGTGCGGAACGCGCCGCTACCGGGCAACCCGCGGGCCAGCAGCACGGCGACAGCCAGCCCCAACAAGGTCTGTAGCGGCACCACAAGGGCCACGAAAAGCACGGTGACCACAAGAGAGTTCCCGAACACCGGATCGGTCAACACCGATCGCCAGTTCTCGGCGCCCACATAACTGATCGGACCCAGCAGATCCCAGCGGTGCAGACTCAGCCACACCACCACCAGCATCGGCAGCAGCAGGAACGCGACGACCCCGAACAGGCTGGGGGCCAGCAGTGCGTAGCCGAGCGCGCTGGAGCGGGGAGCGCGCGGCGAGTCTGCCATGCAGGTATTAAAGCCGGTCGATAACGTGGACGGGTGACAGTGAACCGGGAGATCGACGCCGAGTTTGTTGCCCTGCCTCGCCACGCGCTGGCCGACGCCGCGTTGTCGGCGGCTAAAGCCGCCGGTGCCGAGCACGCCGACCTGCGTATTCACCGCATCGCGACGGAGATCATCCGGCTGCGCGACGGCGAGTTGGAGACCGCCGTGATCAACCGTGAGCTCGGCTTCGCGGTCCGCGTGGTCGTCGACGGCACCTGGGGCTTCGCCTCGCATGCCGAGTTGGCGCCGGATGTCGCGGCCGACACGGCGCGGCGCGCCGTGCAGGTGGCCAAGACCCTGGCCGTGCTCAATGCCGAGCGGGTTGAGCTTGCCGCCGAACCGGTGTACCGCGATGCCAGCTGGGTATCGGACTATCTGATCGATCCCTTCGAGGTGGCCACCTCCGACAAGATCGACGTGTTGGAGGACTACTCGGGCCGGCTGTTGTCGGCAGACGGGGTGGACCATGTTTCGGCCTCGCTCACCGCTGTCAAGGAGCAGACCTTCTACGCCGACACGTTCGGCTCGGCGATCACCCAGCAGCGGGTGCGGCTGATGCCGGTCCTCGATGCGGTCACCGTAGGGCCGGACGGCTTCGACTCGATGCGCACTCTGGCGCCCCCGACTGCGCGGGGCTGGGAGGCGGTGGCCGACGACACCGTGTGGGACTGGTCGGACGAGTTGGCGCAGCTTCCGGTGCTGCTCGCGGAGAAGATGAAGGCCCACGGCGTGATCGCCGGGCCTACGGATCTGGTGATCGATCCGACGAATCTGTGGCTGACCATCCACGAATCCATCGGCCATGCAACCGAGTACGACCGAGCTATCGGCTATGAGGCGGCCTACGCCGGAACATCGTTCGCCACCCCCGACAAGCTGGGCACGCTGCGCTACGGCTCGCCGGTGATGAACGTGACCGCGGACCGCACGGTGCCCTACGGACTGGCCAGCATCGGCTATGACGACGAGGGTGTGGCCGCTCAGAGCTGGGACCTGGTGCGCGACGGACGATTCGTCGGCTACCAGCTGGACCGGGTGTTCGCGCCACGGTTGGGTCAGTCCCGCTCCAATGGCTGTTCCTATGCCGACTCGCCGCACCATGTTCCGATTCAGCGGATGGCCAACGTGTCGCTGCAGCCGGGCACCGACGACCTGTCCACCGCGGACCTGATCGCCCGGGTAGCCAACGGCATCTACATCGTGGGCGACCGATCATGGTCTATCGACATGCAGCGCTACAACTTCCAGTTCACCGGACAACGGTTCTTCCGGATTCGCGACGGCCGGCTCGATGGCCAACTCCGCGACGTGGCCTATCAGGCGACCACCACCGATTTCTGGAACGCCATGGAAGCGGTCGGTGGTGCCTCGACGTGGCGGTTGGGCGGGGCGTTCAACTGCGGCAAGGCTCAGCCCGGCCAGGTGGCCGCGGTCAGCCACGGCTGTCCGTCAGCGCTGTTCCGGGGGATCAACGTGCTCAACACGCGCAGCGAAGGGGGCCGGGAATGATAGGGCCGCAACAGGTCATCGAGACCGCGCTGACGGCCTCAAAGCGCGCCAACACCGAGACCATCGTGCTGGTCACCGACCGGACCGAGGCATCGCTTCGGTGGGCCGGTAACTCGATGACCACCAACGGGGTGTCCAACAGTCGGACCACCACCGTCGTCTCGATCGTCTTCGACGACGCCGGCGCACGGGTCGGTTCCCTGCGCTCGGCGGAGGTGGATCCGGCGCTGATCCCTGATCTGGTCGCGGCATCTGCAGAAGCGGCGGCAGGCGCGCCGGAGGCCCGTGATGTCGCGGAACTGCTGCGCGGCAACGGTATACCGGATGATTGGGATGAGCCTGTTCCGCAGACCGGCGCGGAGGTGTTCGCCGGGCTGGCCACGTCACTGAGTCGCGGATTTGCTGGGGAAGACCAGCTCTACGGGTTCGCCCGCCATGAGGTGCAGACCACGTTCTTGGCATCATCGACGGGGTTGAGGCGACGTTTCACTCAACCCACCGGGACGGTGGAGATCAACGCCAAGCGCAATGGCGCCAGTGCCTGGGCGGGGATCAGCACGCCAGATTTCGTTGACGTTCCCGGTGATGCACTGCTGGAGCAGCTGTCTACCCGGCTCGGGTGGGCGGCTCGGCGGGTGGATCTGCCCGCGGGTCGCTACGAGACATTGATGCCACCGTCCACGGTGGCCGACATGATGATCTACCTCGGCTGGACGATGAGCGGTCGCGGGGCTCAGGAGGGCCGGACGGCGTTGTCGGCACCCGGCGGCGGCACCCGGGTGGGGGAGCGGCTGTCCGAGCTGCCGTTGACGCTGTATTCCGACCCGCACGCGTACGGGCTCGAGTGTGCGCCGTTCGTGGCGACCGGCACCTCGTCGGAGACCGCATCGGTATTCGACAACGGCCTCGACATCGGTTGCGTGGACTGGATCCGGGGCGGGGTGATCAACGCGCTGGCCTACCCCCGGGCCGCCGCTGCCGAGTTCGGCGTCCCGGTCGCGCTGGCCGCCGACAACCTGTTGATGACGGGTGGTTCGGCCAGCATGGACGAGATGATCGCCTCGACCGAGCGTGGACTGCTGCTGACCACACTGTGGTACATCCGTGAAGTCGACCCCACCTCGCTGCTATTGACCGGTTTGACTCGCGATGGCGTCTACCTGGTCGAAGACGGCAAAGTGACCGCGGCGGTGAACAATTTCCGGTTCAACGAGAGCCCACTGGACCTGCTGCGCCGCGCCACCCAGGCCGGCATTGCCGAACCGACCCTGCCGCGGGAGTGGGGTGATTGGGCTACCCGGGCGGTGATGCCGTCACTGCGCATTCCGGACTTCCACATGTCGTCGGTGAGTCAGGCGCAATGACGTGGTAGGCCGCTGAGCTCGTCGAACCTGGTCCTGAAGAGGTCCCAAAACCCCCAGCTCCACGGCTTGAATGGTAGTCACGTGGTGATCGTTTGTGGGTCGATTCAACGCGCGGTAAAGATCCGGTAAAGGCCTCGATGTTGGGGCGTCACACCAATTCGGTGGCGTCGAATACCCACGACATGTCCTCGGTGCCGAAGCTGTCGAAATAGTTCGGCGGGATGAAAGCCAGCAGGCTGGAGTAGTCCCAGTAGTCTTTCCACGTCGCGATCTTTCCGTCGATCACGCGGTGCACCGTGGCGAACTTGAGGGTGCCCTGTTCGCCGGTGGGGAAGATCCAGGTTTCGGAGTGTTCGTACATGACATCTGCGCCGTTGGACACCAGCTGGCCACCGTGGTGCTGGTAGCCGGCCAACCGGTCGAACAATAACCTGAGCCGCGTGACGATGTCCTCGGGACCGCGTGCCCCCACCGCCGGCATCGGCATGTCGACGTAGAGGCAGTCCGCCGCCAAGAAGGTCTTCAGTGCGTCCCAGTCGTGTCGCGCCAGGGCCTGCCACATGGCCAGGACGACCTCACTTGCGGCGGTGGCTGAATCCGACGCGGCAGCGTCCATCATGATGGTCACTGAACCGGTTGGGCGAGCCGGTGTCAATCGTCGAGGAGGGAAGATCTCAATGAGCGCGAATGTGGAGCAGCTGGAGTTTCAGGCTGAGGCCCGTCAGCTGCTGGATTTGATGATTCATTCGGTCTACTCAAACAAGGACGCGTTCCTGCGGGAGCTGATCTCCAACGCCTCCGATGCACTGGACAAGCTGCGGCTTGAGGCTTTCCGTAACAAGGACCTCGAGGTAGACACCTCCGATCTGCACATCGAGATCGAGGTCGACACGTCGGCCCGCACGTTGACCGTTCGCGACAACGGCATCGGCATGTCGCGCGATGAGGTGGTGGACCTGATCGGCACCCTGGCGCGCTCCGGCACCGCCGAGCTGCGTCAGCAACTGCGTGAGGCCCAGAACGCCGAAGCGTCCGAAGAGCTGATCGGCCAGTTCGGGATCGGATTCTATTCGGTGTTCATGGTGGCCGACCGCGTCGAGATGGTCACCCACAAGGCGGGCCAGAGCGAAGGCATTCGTTGGGCGTCCAGTGGCGATGGCACCTACACCATCGAACCTGTCGACAGTGCCCCGCAGGGCACGTCGATCACCTTGCACCTCAAGCCCGAAGACGCCGAAGATGAGCTGCACGACTACACCGCGGAGTGGACCATTCGCGGCCTGGTCAAGAAGTACTCGGACTTCATCGCCTGGCCGATCCGGATGCAGGTCGAACGCCGAACGCCGCCCGAGCAAGAGGGCGGTGATGAGACGGTCACCGTCGAGACCCAGACGCTGAACTCGATGCAGGCGCTGTGGGCGCGTCCCAAAGAAGAAGTCTCGCAAGAGGAATACAGCGAGTTCTACAAGCACATCGCACACGCCTGGGATGAGCCGCTCGAAGTCATCGCGATGAAGGCCGAAGGTACCTTCGAATATCAGGCGCTGCTGTTCATCCCGTCGCACGCCCCGTTCGACCTGTTCAGCCGCGATGCTCAGGTGGGGGTCCAGCTCTACGTCAAACGGGTTTTCATCATGGGCGACTGTGACCAGCTGATGCCCGAGTACCTGCGCTTCATCAAGGGTGTCGTGGACGCCGCGGACATGTCACTGAACGTCTCGCGGGAGATCTTGCAGCAGGACCGCCAGATCAACGCTATACGCCGACGGCTGACCAAAAAGGTGCTGTCGACCATCAAAGAGCTTCAGTCCCAACGGCCTGAGGACTACCGCACCTTCTGGACGGAGTTCGGTCGCGTCGTCAAGGAAGGCCTGCTGTCCGACTTCGACAATCAGGACGCGTTGCTGGGGATCAGCTCATTCGCCTCGACACACAGCGACTCCGAGCCGACCACCCTGGCTCAGTACGTCGAACGCATGAAAGACGGCCAGGAGCAGATCTTCTACGCCACCGGTGAGTCACGCCAGCAGCTGCTCAGATCGCCGCACCTGGAGGCGTTCAAGGCCAAGGGTTACGAGGTGCTCCTGCTGACCGACCCGGTCGACGAGCTGTGGGTCAACACCGTCGCCGAGTTCGACGGCAAGCCCTTGCAGTCGACAGCCAAGGGTGAGGTGGACCTGGACTCCGAGGAAGACAAGACCGCGCACGAGGCGCAGCGCCAGGAACAGCAGAAGGAATTCGCGGACCTGATCGGCTGGCTCGAGCAGACCTTGACCGACCACGTCAAAGAGGTGCGGCTGTCGACTCGGTTGACGGAGTCACCGGCCTGCTTGATTACCGACACTTTTGAGATGACCCCGGCGTTGGCACGGATCTACCGCGCCAATGGTCAAGACGTGCCGGTGGGCAAGCGGATCCTCGAACTCAATCCAGACCATCCGCTGGTCACCGGTCTGCGTCAAGCCCACAGCGAGCGTGGCGAAGACGCCGACTTGGCCGAGACCGCAGAGCTGCTCTACGGGACTGCCCTGTTGGCCGAGGGCGGCGCGCTCGATGACCCGGCACGCTTCGCCGAACTGCTGGCGCAGCGACTGGCCCGTACCGTCTGAGCAGGTTTGATTCGCGCCCAACTATGACCTGACACCGGTTTCGGGCAGCGGGATTGATCTCGCCGTAGTCGGTGAGATCAGATGTGCGTACAGGTCGCCTCCTGCCGAGATTGGGGGTTAGAGCGCATAGCGATGGACCGGCTCAGCGCGGAAGCTGGTAGTCGGGCGCCAGGAGTTTTCTTCGCTGGATTGGGTGCACGTCGTCACCAGACGGCGAAGGAATGGCGCAACCGCCACCTATCCGGGCCGGCAGAGCAGCGTTGGGCTTTGAGCACTCCAGCCTCCGCCGCGCGGAGTGACCCCGCGCCGCTGCTCGCCGTTGCAACGGCAACGGCCATGAGAGGGGATTTGTGTGATGGTGGATTTCGGAGCGGCCCCGCCCGAGGTGACCTCGACGAAGATCTACTCCGGGCCCGGCTCGGGCCCTCTGCTGGCAGCCGCGGCGGCGTACGACTCGCTCGCTGCGCAACTGCAGGCCTTTGCCACCGGGTATTTTTCGGTGGTCGCCAACCTGCAGAGCGAAAGCTGGACCGGTAGGGCGTCTGCGGCGATGGCCGCTGCGGCAACACTGTACGCCGAGTGGGCGTTGGCAACGGCCGGCCAGGTGGAGCGTGCCGCCGGTCAGGCCCGTGCAGCGGCGGCCACCTACGAGAATGCCCGTACCGCGATTGTCCCGCCGGCACTGGTGACCGCCAACCGCGCCCGCCTGGCGAGCCTGGCCGCAACCAATGTTTTCGGTCAGAACACCCCCGCGATCGCGGCGACCGAATTCGACTATGCCGACATGTGGGCCCAAGACGCGCTGGCGATGTTTGGGTATGCCGCTTCGGCCTCGACGGCCGCCAAGCTGGCGCCGTTTCAACAGCCTCCGCAGACCACCAACCCTCTTGGTGGAGCTGGTCAGGCGGCCGCGGTCGCTGGTGCCGCCGGCTCCAGCACTGCCTCGGACACTCAAAGTCTGCTTTCGCCGCTTCTGGCCGAGCTGCCGCAGCAACTCGGCGGGCTCTCGACCGGGCAGGCTGCTGCGCTGCCCGCACAGGCGGATCCGTGGCTGCCGCTGGATCTGATCGCTGCCCTCAACATCGTGCTGGGACCGACCTCTTTTGCTTTGCAGACTGCCCGGACGATCTCGTCGGTGGGCTCCTTCGCGCTGGCCGGAAATGCTTATCTCGTCGCCCATGCCGAAACCGGCGCGGGCGCGGCGAACGATGAGAAGCCGGTCCAGGTGAGCGACGAGAAGCCGGCGGTGGATTCTGGATCCTCAGGTGGCCGAACGGTGCTGGCCCACATGGGCAGCGACGTCGCGCCGGTGGGACAGTTGTCGGTGCCGCCGGCGTGGGCCGATGCCACGCCGGTGGCATCGGTGTCTAAAGACCCGGTGTGGCTGTCTGAAGACGAGGTCGCGGTTGAAATGGCCGTGCCGGATGGTTCGACGGACATGTCCGGGGCTGCCCCGGCCATGGGAATGGGGCCGATGGCGGCCATGATGGGCGGCGCGGCGGCGACGGGACGTCAGACCGTGTCCAGTGCTTTGCGTGTCGCACCGGGGCGATTCACCATGCCCCGACCGTCCCTCGGCGGCTAACCGATGTTGATGCGCGGCGCGCGCTTCGGCGAGGCCTTGTGGGCACTCTGTTGCCCCAGCGACAGGATCATTGGTGTTTGATTTCGGCGCTCTACCCCCCGAAATCAATTCGGCCAGAATGTACTCCGGTCCGGGTTCGGGGCCGATGATGGCCGCGGCCACGGCCTGGGACGCTGTCGGAATTCACTTGGAGTCACTTGCAGCCGGCTACTCGGAGATGATGGCGAATCTCCAGGGCCAGGTGTGGGCGGGAGCTGCTAGCGACGCGATGGCCGTGGCCGCCGCGCGATACATCGCGTGGGCCTCGGCCACGGCGGTGCAAGCCGAGTCGACTGCAGCCCAGATTCGAGCGGTGGCCAGCGCGTACGAAACGGCCTTTGCGGCGACGGTGCCGCCGACAGCGGTAGCGGCCAACCGCGCCCAGTTGTTGATGCTGGTGGCCACGAACTTCTTTGGGCAGAACGGGCCGGCGATCGCCGCCACCGAGGCCAGCTACGCGCAGATGTGGGCCCAAGACGCCTCGGCCATGTACGGCTATGCCGGAGCCTCGGCGCAGGCATCCGCACTGAGCCCGTTTCAACGGCCGCCCGAGACCACCAACGCCGGCGGGCAATTCGCCCAATACGCCGCGTCGGCGCGCGCTAGCGCCGAGGTCGTCAGCGGGCAGACCCAACTACCGGTATCTGAGCTGTTTGCCCCCGCTGTGGAACAACCGCATGTCCTAGCCCCGGCACAACCGGCACAAGCCGGAGCTGTGGCGGCCTCGTCGCCGCAGACGTGGCCCATTGTCGCCGAGCTTGCCGTCTTGGGTCCCACGTTGGGGGTGTTGGGGATCGCTCAGCAGGTGGTCTTCACCACCGGATCGCAGGGCATCTTCGGTGTGGCACTTCTGAATGCACAGGAAAAGGCGGCCGCGGGAGGCGCAGTACCCAACCCGAGTATCCAGCCTGGGGTGCCTGGTTCGCCGCAGTTCCCCCACGCGGTGCTGGCCAGCGCTGGGCGGTCGGCGCCGGTGGGCAAGTTGACGGTGCCGCCGGGCTGGCTGACGGCAGCTCAGATGACCGACACCGTCGATCCTGGAGGGCGAGCAACCCGGCCAGCTGGTTCGTTCGGGGTCCCTGCTGAGGCACCCCAGGCGCTGCGGCCCGCTGCAAACAGCGCCCCGATGGGGGCGATGGGACCTATGGGGCGCTCGGGGCCCCGCAACGACGGTATTGCGGCATACCGGTTGCGTGACCGACGATTCCGGTTTCCCCGGCCGCCTGCCGGAGGGTAGGCAGGATCGTCCATCTCAGGACGGCTTCGGGGGTGGTTCACCGGCGTCATCCCAGGTGGCGGGCATCATCGGCACGATCGGGCCGTCCTCGAAGACCGCGTCATTCACGGTGGTCAAACCGCTAGCGTGCGAACTGGTATCCCGGCGATGCGTCCCGTCGAACCCCAGGCTTCCGGTGGCCCGCTGCGAGGCAATCGGCGACGTCGAGGATGCCGGCTGGACGCGATCGGTCGGTAGCTCAGAGTTCATGCTGACCCGGATGCCCGGATCCTTGGCGGCGGTTCGGCGCCGTCGCCGTGCCGATGCTGGCTTGCGTGAGGTGACCGCAGCACCAGCAGCCGGGGCCGACGACTTGTCGCCGTCGGTCAACGACGGCCCGACCGGCGTGTGGGGATCGCTTCCCCCGGTCGGCGGCGAGCGAAACGCCACCGCGGCGGAAATCGTCGCCGCTGCCGGGGCGGCCGCTGCGGGGCTGGGTGCGGGTGGGTTGGCGGCCGCCCCCGCGCCCGGCGCGGCCGGGTTTGCTGCCATAGCAGGCCATGCCGAGGCCCCGGCCGCCACCTGCGGTGCTCGTGGTAAGGGAGCCCCGACGGCCGCGCCTGCCGCGGCTGCGGCAGGCGGGCCGACAGCCAGCTCTTCAACCTCTGCCGCACCAAGGCTTCCGATCATCGCCGGGCTTGCCGCGATGCTGTAGATGATCCCCTGAATGATCCATTCGTCGAACAGGTCAGCAAATTGAAGAAGCGCCGGAAGGTAGTCGGCCAAGTTCGATCCGCCACCGTTGCCGGTGTCGGCGCCGTCGTCGCCCTCATCGAACGCCACGATCGCCGGAGCCGGTGCCGCCTGGGGAACTGACGCCAACGCGGCATCGGAGACCGCTTGATAGCCCTCCATGACGCCGGCCGCCTGGACCCACATCCGCGCATAGTCGGCTTCGTTCACGGCAATCGGAACAGTGTTGATACCAAAGAAGTTTGTCGCTACCAATGTGGCGTGTGCCGTGTGGTTGGCGGCCAGCTCGGCGAGGGTCGGCATGGTGGCCAAGGCGGCAGCGTAGGCCGCCGCACCTATTTCGTGCTGCATCGCCGTCGACACGGCTTCGCTACTGGATTTCTCCAACCACGCCAGATACGGCAGGTGCGACTCCGCGTAGCGTTCAGCGCTAGGACCACGCCATGACCCGGCCCGAACTAGATGCAGAGTGCTAATCAATTCGCTTGCTGCCGAGCTATATTCGTAGCTCAGCGAGTGCCAGACCTGCGCGGCGCCCAGTAGCGTGCCAGCACCTGGTCCGCTACTCAACAGGGTCGAATGTACTTCGG is a window encoding:
- a CDS encoding carbohydrate ABC transporter permease codes for the protein MTSRNAAVYALLTVGALITLAPFGLGLLTSFTPARQFATGTPLSWPHPPTLDNYGDLGGAGFGRAAAVTTLMTAVILIGQLSFSVLAAYAFARLDFPGRDTLFWVYVATLMVPATVTVVPLYLMMAQLGLRNTFWALVLPFVFGSPYAIFLLRQHFRAVPTDLINAARLDGANALDVIVHVMLPASRPILVTLGLITVVSQWNNFMWPLVITSGDKWRVLTVATAALQSRYNAQWTLVMAATTVAMVPLIVLFMVFQRRIVQSIVVTGIK
- a CDS encoding carbohydrate ABC transporter permease; this encodes MADSPRAPRSSALGYALLAPSLFGVVAFLLLPMLVVVWLSLHRWDLLGPISYVGAENWRSVLTDPVFGNSLVVTVLFVALVVPLQTLLGLAVAVLLARGLPGSGAFRTIYVLPWICAPLAIAVLWRWILSPTDGAVSTVLQHRIEWLTDPGLALPVTSAVVVWTNVGYVALFFLAGILAIPTQVLSAARIDGANGWQRFWRVTLPMLRPTLFFVLVTGVVSAAQVFDTVYALTGGGPSGRTDLIAHRIYDEAFGAAAIGRAAVMALVLFAVLVGVTVVQQLSLGRRVSYDLT
- a CDS encoding TldD/PmbA family protein, translating into MTVNREIDAEFVALPRHALADAALSAAKAAGAEHADLRIHRIATEIIRLRDGELETAVINRELGFAVRVVVDGTWGFASHAELAPDVAADTARRAVQVAKTLAVLNAERVELAAEPVYRDASWVSDYLIDPFEVATSDKIDVLEDYSGRLLSADGVDHVSASLTAVKEQTFYADTFGSAITQQRVRLMPVLDAVTVGPDGFDSMRTLAPPTARGWEAVADDTVWDWSDELAQLPVLLAEKMKAHGVIAGPTDLVIDPTNLWLTIHESIGHATEYDRAIGYEAAYAGTSFATPDKLGTLRYGSPVMNVTADRTVPYGLASIGYDDEGVAAQSWDLVRDGRFVGYQLDRVFAPRLGQSRSNGCSYADSPHHVPIQRMANVSLQPGTDDLSTADLIARVANGIYIVGDRSWSIDMQRYNFQFTGQRFFRIRDGRLDGQLRDVAYQATTTDFWNAMEAVGGASTWRLGGAFNCGKAQPGQVAAVSHGCPSALFRGINVLNTRSEGGRE
- a CDS encoding metallopeptidase TldD-related protein; translation: MIGPQQVIETALTASKRANTETIVLVTDRTEASLRWAGNSMTTNGVSNSRTTTVVSIVFDDAGARVGSLRSAEVDPALIPDLVAASAEAAAGAPEARDVAELLRGNGIPDDWDEPVPQTGAEVFAGLATSLSRGFAGEDQLYGFARHEVQTTFLASSTGLRRRFTQPTGTVEINAKRNGASAWAGISTPDFVDVPGDALLEQLSTRLGWAARRVDLPAGRYETLMPPSTVADMMIYLGWTMSGRGAQEGRTALSAPGGGTRVGERLSELPLTLYSDPHAYGLECAPFVATGTSSETASVFDNGLDIGCVDWIRGGVINALAYPRAAAAEFGVPVALAADNLLMTGGSASMDEMIASTERGLLLTTLWYIREVDPTSLLLTGLTRDGVYLVEDGKVTAAVNNFRFNESPLDLLRRATQAGIAEPTLPREWGDWATRAVMPSLRIPDFHMSSVSQAQ
- a CDS encoding nuclear transport factor 2 family protein, whose product is MMDAAASDSATAASEVVLAMWQALARHDWDALKTFLAADCLYVDMPMPAVGARGPEDIVTRLRLLFDRLAGYQHHGGQLVSNGADVMYEHSETWIFPTGEQGTLKFATVHRVIDGKIATWKDYWDYSSLLAFIPPNYFDSFGTEDMSWVFDATELV
- the htpG gene encoding molecular chaperone HtpG, translated to MSANVEQLEFQAEARQLLDLMIHSVYSNKDAFLRELISNASDALDKLRLEAFRNKDLEVDTSDLHIEIEVDTSARTLTVRDNGIGMSRDEVVDLIGTLARSGTAELRQQLREAQNAEASEELIGQFGIGFYSVFMVADRVEMVTHKAGQSEGIRWASSGDGTYTIEPVDSAPQGTSITLHLKPEDAEDELHDYTAEWTIRGLVKKYSDFIAWPIRMQVERRTPPEQEGGDETVTVETQTLNSMQALWARPKEEVSQEEYSEFYKHIAHAWDEPLEVIAMKAEGTFEYQALLFIPSHAPFDLFSRDAQVGVQLYVKRVFIMGDCDQLMPEYLRFIKGVVDAADMSLNVSREILQQDRQINAIRRRLTKKVLSTIKELQSQRPEDYRTFWTEFGRVVKEGLLSDFDNQDALLGISSFASTHSDSEPTTLAQYVERMKDGQEQIFYATGESRQQLLRSPHLEAFKAKGYEVLLLTDPVDELWVNTVAEFDGKPLQSTAKGEVDLDSEEDKTAHEAQRQEQQKEFADLIGWLEQTLTDHVKEVRLSTRLTESPACLITDTFEMTPALARIYRANGQDVPVGKRILELNPDHPLVTGLRQAHSERGEDADLAETAELLYGTALLAEGGALDDPARFAELLAQRLARTV
- a CDS encoding PPE family protein; its protein translation is MVDFGAAPPEVTSTKIYSGPGSGPLLAAAAAYDSLAAQLQAFATGYFSVVANLQSESWTGRASAAMAAAATLYAEWALATAGQVERAAGQARAAAATYENARTAIVPPALVTANRARLASLAATNVFGQNTPAIAATEFDYADMWAQDALAMFGYAASASTAAKLAPFQQPPQTTNPLGGAGQAAAVAGAAGSSTASDTQSLLSPLLAELPQQLGGLSTGQAAALPAQADPWLPLDLIAALNIVLGPTSFALQTARTISSVGSFALAGNAYLVAHAETGAGAANDEKPVQVSDEKPAVDSGSSGGRTVLAHMGSDVAPVGQLSVPPAWADATPVASVSKDPVWLSEDEVAVEMAVPDGSTDMSGAAPAMGMGPMAAMMGGAAATGRQTVSSALRVAPGRFTMPRPSLGG
- a CDS encoding PPE family protein, coding for MFDFGALPPEINSARMYSGPGSGPMMAAATAWDAVGIHLESLAAGYSEMMANLQGQVWAGAASDAMAVAAARYIAWASATAVQAESTAAQIRAVASAYETAFAATVPPTAVAANRAQLLMLVATNFFGQNGPAIAATEASYAQMWAQDASAMYGYAGASAQASALSPFQRPPETTNAGGQFAQYAASARASAEVVSGQTQLPVSELFAPAVEQPHVLAPAQPAQAGAVAASSPQTWPIVAELAVLGPTLGVLGIAQQVVFTTGSQGIFGVALLNAQEKAAAGGAVPNPSIQPGVPGSPQFPHAVLASAGRSAPVGKLTVPPGWLTAAQMTDTVDPGGRATRPAGSFGVPAEAPQALRPAANSAPMGAMGPMGRSGPRNDGIAAYRLRDRRFRFPRPPAGG
- a CDS encoding PPE family protein, with product MSAPLWLASPPEVHSTLLSSGPGAGTLLGAAQVWHSLSYEYSSAASELISTLHLVRAGSWRGPSAERYAESHLPYLAWLEKSSSEAVSTAMQHEIGAAAYAAALATMPTLAELAANHTAHATLVATNFFGINTVPIAVNEADYARMWVQAAGVMEGYQAVSDAALASVPQAAPAPAIVAFDEGDDGADTGNGGGSNLADYLPALLQFADLFDEWIIQGIIYSIAASPAMIGSLGAAEVEELAVGPPAAAAAGAAVGAPLPRAPQVAAGASAWPAMAANPAAPGAGAAANPPAPSPAAAAPAAATISAAVAFRSPPTGGSDPHTPVGPSLTDGDKSSAPAAGAAVTSRKPASARRRRRTAAKDPGIRVSMNSELPTDRVQPASSTSPIASQRATGSLGFDGTHRRDTSSHASGLTTVNDAVFEDGPIVPMMPATWDDAGEPPPKPS